In one window of Patescibacteria group bacterium DNA:
- a CDS encoding O-antigen ligase family protein, protein MKTSFKFNFNLITEYVFYIFVFFLSWQTRYIYEYLTLNNQIYEYGKLSFYFSELIFLILIFVFILSGKKKDKLSRIFLYSFLFLVLASINYLFALNLELYFYGLFKLTECIIFFFILQKINFDKFKLIYVFICSIFLNCVLAIFQFVNQYVFPSKYLGISEQLSYLGGVSVVSNISGRFLRVYGGFSHPNIFAGFLSIAILLMVFVYFKKYRDLGIFKKGIFWFVLSVFLYCLCITFSRSAILALFISFFIIFAFSLYSKNLKKIYPVILVAIFILITNFFIFRDLFYTRLGNEDRLEIKSYNERSVLMNQSLQLVKNDYIGGIGLNNYVYAVNNKIDNTLSIWDYQPVHNVYVLVLCEMGVLGFIVYFMIFVFKILEHIRSKNFENYIFLSILILILIISLFDHYFWTSWSSLILLFLILSLKEDRNI, encoded by the coding sequence ATGAAGACAAGTTTCAAATTTAATTTCAATTTAATAACAGAATATGTATTCTATATATTTGTATTTTTTTTGTCATGGCAAACAAGATATATTTATGAGTATTTGACCCTGAATAATCAAATTTATGAATATGGAAAATTATCATTTTATTTTAGTGAATTAATATTTTTAATTTTAATATTTGTTTTTATATTATCGGGTAAGAAAAAAGATAAGCTGTCGAGAATTTTTTTGTATTCATTTTTGTTTTTAGTACTTGCTTCTATAAATTATTTATTTGCGCTTAACTTGGAATTGTATTTTTATGGACTTTTCAAACTTACTGAGTGTATTATATTCTTTTTTATATTGCAAAAAATAAATTTTGATAAATTCAAACTAATATATGTTTTTATTTGTAGTATTTTTTTAAATTGCGTATTGGCTATATTTCAATTTGTAAATCAATATGTGTTTCCTAGTAAATATTTGGGAATTTCAGAACAATTGTCATATTTAGGGGGAGTTTCTGTGGTTTCAAATATTTCTGGAAGATTTTTAAGGGTATATGGAGGATTTTCACATCCAAACATATTTGCAGGATTTTTGAGTATTGCAATATTATTAATGGTTTTTGTATATTTTAAGAAATATAGAGACTTGGGTATATTCAAAAAGGGTATTTTTTGGTTTGTCTTGTCAGTTTTTTTGTATTGTCTTTGTATTACATTTTCAAGAAGTGCTATTCTTGCACTTTTTATATCGTTTTTTATAATTTTTGCATTTTCTTTGTACTCAAAAAATTTAAAGAAAATATATCCTGTTATACTCGTAGCTATTTTTATATTAATAACTAATTTTTTTATATTTAGAGATTTGTTTTATACAAGACTTGGAAATGAAGATAGGTTGGAAATAAAATCATACAATGAAAGATCTGTTTTGATGAATCAATCATTACAATTAGTGAAGAATGATTATATTGGAGGAATTGGTTTAAATAATTATGTGTATGCGGTAAATAACAAAATAGATAATACATTGAGTATTTGGGATTATCAGCCAGTTCACAATGTTTATGTTTTAGTTTTGTGTGAAATGGGAGTTTTGGGTTTTATTGTTTATTTTATGATTTTTGTATTTAAGATTTTGGAACATATTAGGAGTAAGAATTTTGAAAATTATATTTTTTTATCAATTTTGATTCTAATTTTGATAATCAGTCTATTTGATCATTATTTTTGGACATCTTGGTCGTCCTTGATACTCCTATTTCTTATTTTATCTTTGAAAGAAGATAGGAATATTTAG
- the uvrA gene encoding excinuclease ABC subunit UvrA has protein sequence MDTKKIIIRGARVHNLKNIDLELPRNKFIVISGLSGSGKSSLAFDTLFAESQRRYMESLSAYSKQFLDLMDKPDVDSIEGLPPAISIDQGVNNRSPRSTVGTVSEIYDYLRILYTNIGKVHCTKCNTILEKQDFKQILNRVKNDFKDKEIIILSPINKNFTQDTQKLISKIKKSSYDLVRIDGEFYSINDTANLGLCDDSHVDIVVDKLKVEDKRESLSALSNAISIAIDLSNGYLIICEKDISKDHVYSNQLYCLKCDLSFPKLEPRNFSFNSPHGACPDCGGLGIKLKIDPELIIPNKKLSLSEGALRLLFKICVNQNIYFKVLEKITGPNNINMNIPLKDLSKSKIDILLNGNSNYDGIISYLEKKYKETDSEYVKSEVEKCMRVHLCLSCNGKRLKKESLAVKILDKNISEITSLTIDQAKKFFEALSKNKDNVLNKKDFEISTRLVKEILSRIKSIYDVGLSYIGLDRTSVTLSGGEMQRLRLATQINSSLSGVLYILDEPSIGLHQKDNYKLINTLKDLKNLGNTVVVIEHDRETILCADYVVDVGPGAGEKGGNIIAVGTPMEIKKNKKSITGQYLSKAINIEAPKKVRKGNDKYLEVFGANEFNLKNVDVKIPLGKLVCVTGVSGSGKSTLIFDILGRALSNALTRSKDIPGKHKEICGLENIDKVINIDQSPIGRTPRSNPATYTGVFTYIRDLFATLPESKIRGYSIGKFSFNVRGGRCETCQGNGLIKIEMNFLPDIYVDCEECLGKRYNKDILEIHYKGKDIADVLDMTVSEAIVFFRDKENIYRKLKTLNDVGLGYVRLGQSATTLSGGEAQRVKLASELSRKATGKTLYILDEPTTGLHFDDIKKLIDVLQKLVDKGNSVLIIEHNLDVIKCADWIIDLGPDGGDKGGEIVAQGTPKDIIKIKKSYTGQYLSDLIS, from the coding sequence TGGATAAGCCAGATGTAGACAGTATTGAAGGTCTCCCACCAGCAATATCAATAGATCAAGGGGTGAATAACAGAAGTCCAAGATCTACCGTTGGTACTGTAAGTGAAATTTATGATTATCTTAGAATTTTGTATACAAATATAGGCAAAGTTCATTGTACTAAATGTAATACAATTTTAGAAAAACAAGATTTTAAACAAATATTAAATAGAGTAAAAAATGATTTTAAAGATAAGGAAATAATTATACTTTCTCCAATTAACAAAAATTTTACACAAGATACTCAAAAACTTATTTCAAAAATAAAAAAGAGTAGTTATGATTTGGTAAGAATAGATGGAGAATTTTATTCAATAAATGATACTGCAAATTTGGGATTATGTGATGATTCTCATGTAGATATAGTAGTAGACAAATTAAAAGTAGAAGATAAAAGAGAGTCTTTGAGTGCTCTTTCAAATGCTATTTCTATAGCAATTGATCTTTCAAATGGATATTTAATTATTTGTGAAAAAGATATTTCTAAAGATCACGTCTATAGTAATCAATTGTATTGTCTTAAATGTGATTTGAGTTTTCCAAAACTTGAACCTAGAAATTTTTCTTTCAATTCTCCTCATGGAGCTTGTCCAGATTGTGGTGGGCTTGGAATAAAATTAAAAATAGATCCAGAACTTATTATTCCAAACAAAAAACTTAGTTTATCTGAAGGGGCGCTTAGATTATTATTTAAAATTTGTGTAAATCAAAATATATATTTCAAGGTATTAGAAAAAATTACAGGGCCAAATAATATAAACATGAATATTCCTTTAAAAGATTTATCAAAGTCCAAAATAGATATATTGTTGAATGGTAATTCAAATTATGATGGAATAATTTCCTATTTAGAAAAAAAATACAAAGAGACGGATTCTGAATATGTAAAATCTGAGGTTGAGAAATGTATGAGAGTACATCTTTGTTTATCTTGTAATGGAAAAAGACTTAAAAAAGAATCTTTGGCTGTAAAAATATTAGACAAAAATATAAGTGAAATAACATCTCTTACAATAGATCAAGCCAAGAAATTTTTTGAAGCTTTATCAAAAAATAAGGATAATGTTTTGAATAAAAAAGATTTTGAAATATCTACAAGACTTGTAAAAGAAATATTATCTAGAATAAAGTCTATTTATGACGTGGGACTTTCATATATTGGATTAGATAGAACTTCTGTTACATTGTCAGGTGGAGAAATGCAAAGACTTAGACTTGCAACACAAATCAATTCATCTTTGTCAGGAGTTTTGTATATATTGGACGAGCCTTCTATTGGTCTTCATCAAAAGGATAATTATAAATTGATAAACACTTTAAAAGATTTAAAAAATCTTGGAAATACAGTTGTGGTAATAGAACATGATAGAGAGACAATACTTTGTGCTGACTATGTTGTTGATGTGGGTCCTGGAGCTGGAGAAAAGGGTGGAAATATTATAGCAGTTGGTACTCCAATGGAAATAAAGAAAAATAAAAAATCTATCACAGGACAATATTTATCAAAAGCAATAAATATAGAAGCTCCAAAAAAAGTTAGAAAAGGAAATGATAAATATTTAGAAGTTTTTGGTGCAAATGAATTTAATTTAAAGAATGTTGATGTAAAAATCCCACTTGGGAAATTGGTTTGTGTTACTGGTGTGTCTGGATCTGGTAAGTCTACTCTTATATTTGATATTTTAGGTAGAGCACTTTCAAATGCACTAACTCGTTCCAAAGATATTCCTGGAAAACACAAAGAAATATGCGGTCTTGAAAATATAGATAAAGTTATAAATATAGACCAATCTCCAATTGGAAGAACTCCAAGGTCTAACCCAGCAACTTATACTGGTGTTTTTACATATATTAGAGATTTGTTTGCAACACTACCGGAATCAAAAATAAGAGGTTATAGTATTGGTAAATTTAGTTTTAATGTAAGGGGTGGAAGATGTGAAACATGTCAGGGTAATGGACTTATCAAAATAGAAATGAATTTTTTGCCAGATATTTATGTTGATTGTGAGGAATGTTTAGGCAAGAGATATAATAAAGATATATTGGAAATTCATTACAAAGGTAAAGATATTGCAGATGTTTTGGATATGACCGTGAGTGAGGCTATTGTATTTTTTAGAGATAAAGAAAATATATATAGAAAATTGAAAACATTGAATGATGTAGGTCTTGGATATGTAAGACTTGGCCAATCAGCAACAACATTATCGGGAGGAGAAGCACAACGTGTAAAGCTTGCTTCGGAGCTTTCTAGAAAAGCAACTGGCAAAACACTTTACATATTAGATGAGCCAACTACAGGATTACATTTTGATGATATTAAAAAATTGATAGATGTTTTACAAAAATTAGTTGATAAAGGAAATAGTGTTCTTATAATAGAACACAATCTTGACGTCATAAAGTGTGCTGATTGGATTATTGATTTAGGTCCTGATGGTGGAGATAAAGGAGGGGAAATAGTTGCACAAGGTACACCAAAAGATATTATAAAAATTAAAAAATCATACACAGGGCAATATCTTTCAGATCTAATCTCCTGA
- the polA gene encoding DNA polymerase I produces MKKFIIIDGNALLHRAWHAIPLLTTKSGILINAAYGFTSIFLKIISEQKPDYICATFDMRAPTFRHEKYKEYKAQRVKQPDELYSQISIIKEMLEAFDVPIYEKSGFEADDVIGTISHSLKDKKDLEIFILTGDLDTLQLVNKNTKILTFRKGINDIVIYDIEAVKERFSLSPEQMIDYKALRGDPSDNIPGVSGIGEKTAILLITKFRDIDNMYKNLDKSDLKDNLKNKLKDEKEKAYLSKELSIIDKNVNIDFDFDKNSWDYDSKNDIEKKVFDVFQKYEFRSLLSKIPKKSKGVENNFLNIEFVKDNKNLKNYKLINNIPDFNIFYKELIKYDKFCIDTETTSINVYDAKLLGISFCFKEGHAYYVNAKKEFLEKLKPILKKSKLIGHNIKYDYKILKLHGFEIEDLYFDTLVSAYLLSTTERSLKLDDLVFSELGYRMQPIQDLIGKKGKDQLNMGSVDIEKVSYYSCEDVDYTFRLYKKYEKELEKQKFTDLFEKLEMPLTKILSDMELEGIEIDVKFLREFGVILKKRIIQLTKKIYKCCGEEFNIASPLQLKEILFEKLQISSKGLKKGKTGISTAASELEKMRGLHPVIDLIFEYRELSKLQSTYVESLIKQVDLKNRIHTNFNQAVTATGRLSSSDPNLQNIPIRTELGKEIRRAFVAKKGYKLLCADYSQIELRVIASLSNDEKMIKSFNNNEDIHARTAAEIFGKPIDNVSSQDRRKAKEVNFGVIYGLGARGLAQRTEMNFQEAKDFITKYFELYKNVKKYLDKTKEYAHDKGYVQTLFGRRRYISEINSSVPMIRAASERVAINMPVQGTAADLMKMALIRIYAELPKISKKSKMLLQVHDEVVIEVPNDDIEKVAKKVEYIMEDIFKLKVPIRVDVSLGKNWGECK; encoded by the coding sequence ATGAAAAAATTTATAATAATAGATGGAAATGCATTGCTTCATAGAGCATGGCACGCGATTCCGCTACTTACTACAAAGAGTGGTATTTTAATAAATGCTGCATATGGCTTTACATCTATTTTTTTGAAAATTATAAGTGAACAGAAGCCAGATTATATTTGTGCTACCTTTGATATGAGAGCACCAACTTTTCGTCATGAAAAATATAAAGAATACAAAGCACAACGTGTAAAACAACCAGATGAACTTTATAGTCAAATTTCTATTATCAAAGAAATGTTAGAGGCTTTTGATGTGCCAATATATGAAAAATCTGGATTTGAAGCAGACGATGTAATTGGTACAATATCTCATAGTTTGAAAGACAAAAAAGATTTAGAAATTTTTATTCTCACTGGAGATTTAGATACCTTACAACTTGTAAACAAAAACACAAAAATTTTGACTTTCAGAAAAGGAATAAATGATATAGTAATTTATGATATAGAAGCTGTAAAAGAAAGATTTTCCTTATCTCCAGAGCAAATGATTGATTACAAAGCTTTAAGAGGGGATCCATCTGACAATATTCCGGGAGTTTCAGGAATTGGAGAAAAGACTGCAATACTTCTCATAACAAAATTTCGTGATATAGATAATATGTACAAAAATCTTGATAAATCTGATTTGAAAGACAACTTGAAAAACAAATTAAAAGATGAAAAAGAAAAAGCATATCTTAGCAAAGAACTTTCTATAATAGATAAAAATGTAAATATTGATTTTGATTTTGATAAAAATAGTTGGGATTATGACTCCAAAAATGACATAGAAAAAAAAGTTTTTGATGTTTTTCAAAAGTATGAATTTAGAAGTTTGCTTTCAAAAATTCCAAAAAAAAGCAAAGGAGTAGAAAATAATTTTTTAAATATTGAATTTGTAAAAGATAATAAAAATTTAAAAAATTATAAATTAATAAATAATATTCCAGATTTTAATATTTTTTATAAAGAATTAATAAAATATGACAAATTTTGTATTGATACCGAAACGACATCTATAAACGTATATGATGCAAAATTATTGGGAATAAGTTTTTGTTTTAAAGAAGGACATGCGTATTATGTAAATGCCAAAAAAGAATTTTTGGAAAAATTGAAACCTATTCTAAAAAAATCAAAATTAATAGGACATAATATTAAATATGATTACAAAATTTTGAAACTTCATGGATTTGAAATAGAAGATTTGTATTTTGATACACTTGTATCAGCATATTTACTTTCAACTACAGAGCGAAGTTTGAAATTGGATGATTTGGTTTTTTCAGAGCTTGGCTACAGGATGCAACCGATACAAGATTTGATTGGAAAAAAGGGAAAAGATCAGTTGAATATGGGTAGTGTTGATATAGAAAAAGTTTCATATTATTCATGTGAAGATGTTGACTATACATTTAGATTGTACAAAAAATATGAAAAAGAATTAGAAAAACAAAAATTTACAGATCTTTTTGAAAAATTGGAGATGCCACTTACAAAAATTCTCTCAGATATGGAACTAGAAGGAATAGAAATAGATGTAAAATTTTTGAGAGAATTTGGGGTTATTTTGAAAAAAAGAATCATTCAACTTACAAAAAAAATATATAAGTGTTGTGGCGAAGAATTCAATATCGCTTCACCACTTCAACTCAAAGAAATTCTTTTTGAAAAATTACAGATATCTTCAAAGGGTTTGAAAAAAGGAAAAACTGGAATATCTACCGCAGCATCTGAACTTGAAAAAATGCGTGGACTTCATCCTGTGATAGATCTTATTTTTGAATATAGAGAATTATCAAAATTACAATCTACTTATGTAGAGTCTCTCATAAAACAAGTGGACCTTAAAAATAGAATTCATACAAATTTCAATCAAGCAGTAACTGCTACTGGAAGGCTTTCCTCATCTGATCCAAATTTACAAAATATTCCAATAAGAACAGAACTTGGAAAAGAAATAAGACGAGCCTTTGTTGCAAAGAAGGGTTATAAATTGCTTTGTGCTGATTATTCTCAAATTGAGCTTCGTGTAATTGCGTCTCTATCAAATGATGAAAAAATGATAAAATCTTTTAATAATAATGAAGACATCCACGCTAGAACAGCGGCAGAAATTTTTGGAAAACCAATTGATAATGTAAGTAGTCAAGACAGAAGAAAAGCAAAAGAAGTAAACTTTGGAGTTATATACGGACTTGGAGCTCGTGGACTTGCACAGAGAACAGAAATGAATTTCCAGGAGGCAAAAGATTTTATAACAAAATATTTTGAACTTTATAAAAATGTAAAAAAATATTTGGATAAAACAAAGGAATACGCACATGACAAAGGTTATGTTCAAACGCTTTTTGGAAGACGAAGATATATTTCGGAGATAAATTCTAGTGTTCCTATGATTCGTGCCGCATCTGAGCGTGTGGCGATAAATATGCCTGTTCAGGGCACAGCAGCCGATCTTATGAAAATGGCATTAATTAGAATATATGCAGAATTGCCAAAAATATCCAAAAAATCTAAAATGCTTTTACAGGTTCATGATGAAGTTGTAATAGAAGTGCCAAATGATGATATAGAAAAAGTAGCAAAAAAGGTGGAATATATAATGGAAGACATTTTCAAATTAAAAGTTCCTATAAGGGTTGATGTTTCATTAGGAAAAAATTGGGGAGAATGTAAATAA